In Plasmodium sp. gorilla clade G2 genome assembly, chromosome: 5, one genomic interval encodes:
- a CDS encoding asparagine--tRNA ligase → MRIYFITLIYFFTLLFSLTKCIKNKNRNNISNLTCTYNLSRVRNRPILTTGTKRRKIRNDFFFLNNDRKMISLCKKIGIKKKFLFSKFQGKYNLYCTTKNVERTRIKDLFKMDIKEAEKKNFKICGWIKSVRTVGKSYFVFVDINDGSYFKNLQVIIDEKIPDYDYILKTSTDDAIECFGELKGSIGKKQNIELCVYDISKNHYIKLFKQMDQNNVEEKEKINDNTNEKDNHNNNNNNKDNLNDDIIFTKNSSVHINEDNKTKDAKQNKEDYYVISKKYHTKQYLRNYPHLRARTKLYSSIFRLKSDIIFETFNFFKKKKNYTYINTPILTSNDCEGAGKLFYATTLFDQQNENKKKEEDHMKKEITHETTTNIKENCCNQKEHLEYISNHKGISKNENFNEMLLKNVSNDYVPLKNTESCNNIFEKDFFKKACYLNVSSQLSLECLCCSIGDVFTLNPSFRAENSNTFRHLSEFLMLEVELAFSNLKDIIDVSEEYIKEMITYALYKSEDVNYLNEYHDKDLKNKLENILNKKFVVITYDEAINILKKENAFYDIQWGKDFSFEEQKYLATNYFKAPVVIINYPTHIKPFYMKLNEDEKTVSCMDIIFPDVGEVVGGSEREINLNNLKKQMKNKKLNMKLYDPYIQLRKHGNIPHAGFGIGMDRLIMFLSSINNIRDVVTFPRYPGSIFM, encoded by the exons atgagaatatattttatcacattaatttatttctttacattattattttcattaacaaaatgtattaaaaacAAGAACAGAAATAACATATCAAATTTAACCTGTACCTATAATTTGTCAAGGGTAAGAAATAGGCCTATACTTACCACAGGTACTAAAAGGAGAAAGATCAGGAatgactttttttttttaaacaacgACAGAAAAATGATATcattatgtaaaaaaattgGTATAAAGAAAAAGTTCTTATTCTCTAAATTTCAAGGGAAATATAATCTCTACTGTACAACAAAAAATG TTGAAAGGACGAGAATTAAAGACTTATTCAAAATGGATATAAAAGAagcagaaaaaaaaaattttaaaatatgcgGTTGGATAAAATCAGTGAGAACTGTAGGAAAAagttattttgtttttgtagATATTAATGATGGTTcctattttaaaaatttacaaGTTATAATTGATGAGAAAATTCCAGACtatgattatattttaaaaacatcTACAGATGATGCCATCGAATGTTTTGGAGAGTTAAAAGGATCCATaggaaaaaaacaaaacatcGAATTGTGTGTATAtgatatttcaaaaaatcattatataaaattatttaaacaaaTGGATCAGAACAATGTAGaggaaaaggaaaaaattaatgacAACACAAACGAAAAAGATAaccacaataataataataataataaggacaatcttaatgatgatattatttttactaaGAACTCATCTGttcatataaatgaagataataaaacaaagGACGCCAAACAGAATAAAGAAGACTATTATGTTATATCCAAAAAATATCACACAAAACAATATTTAAGAAATTATCCTCATTTAAGAGCAagaacaaaattatatagtaGCATATTTAGATTAAAATCagatataatttttgaaacttttaatttttttaaaaaaaaaaaaaattatacatatattaatacaccCATTTTAACAAGTAATGATTGTGAAGGAGCTGGGAAATTATTTTATGCAACTACATTATTTGATcaacaaaatgaaaataaaaaaaaagaagaagatcacatgaaaaaagaaataacacATGAAACAACAactaatataaaagaaaattgtTGTAATCAAAAAGAACATttagaatatatatcaaatcaTAAAGGTATAtcgaaaaatgaaaattttaatgaaatgcttttaaaaaatgtatctAATGATTATGTACCACTTAAAAATACAGAAtcatgtaataatatttttgaaaaagatttttttaaaaaggcATGTTATTTAAATGTATCTAGTCAATTATCTTTAGAATGTTTATGTTGTTCGATAGGGGATGTATTCACTTTAAACCCTTCCTTTAGAGCAGAGAATTCAAATACATTCAGACATTTAAGTGAATTTCTGATGTTAGAAGTGGAACTAGCCTTTTCAAACTTGAAAGATATAATAGATGTTTCAGAAGAATATATCAAAGAAATGATTACATATGCCTTATACAAATCAGAAGATGTAAATTATCTAAATGAATATCATGataaagatttaaaaaataaactagaaaatatattaaataaaaaatttgttgTAATAACATATGATGAAGCAATAAATATactgaaaaaagaaaatgctTTTTATGATATCCAATGGGGTAAAGATTTTTCATTTGAAGAACAAAAATATCTAGCgacaaattattttaaagcacctgttgttataataaattatccaACTCATATAAAACcattttatatgaaattaaatgaagatgaaaaaaCAGTCTCTTGTATGGATATTATTTTTCCAGATGTTGGAGAAGTTGTAGGTGGGTCTGAAAGAGAAATTAAtttgaataatttaaaaaaacaaatgaaaaataaaaaattaaatatgaaattatatGATCCTTATATACAACTTAGAAAACATGGAAATATACCTCATGCTGGTTTTGGCATAGGTATGGATAGATTGATTATGTTCTTATCatcaataaataatataagagATGTGGTAACCTTTCCTAGATATCCAGGTTcaatttttatgtaa